In Methanocaldococcus lauensis, a single genomic region encodes these proteins:
- a CDS encoding FecCD family ABC transporter permease, whose translation MDIPQKYRQYTKKKISFGIILLIILFLSAIYALCVGDYRLTVYQVVDALIGNGTKDVNLVIWNIRLPRIFAAIIAGASLSVAGAVMQCILRNPLASPFTMGISHGAMFGAALAIYLLGFGGAESSGKIFVNNPYSITVFAFLGALIGVVIILLLAKLRGLTPEAMILAGVAMSSLFTAGTTLIQYFADELQLAAMVYWTFGDLGRPLWTEIYIMAAIMIPSLIYFIYKRWDYNALESGEETAKSLGVNTERTRLIGMLIASLLTSVNVAFLGIIGFVGLICPHIVRICIGGDYRFLIPISALFGAVLLLIADTIARTIIAPIVLPVGILTSFLGAPMFLYLLLRMYKK comes from the coding sequence ATGGATATTCCACAAAAATATAGGCAATATACAAAGAAAAAGATATCTTTTGGGATTATATTATTAATAATTCTATTTTTAAGTGCAATTTATGCTTTATGTGTTGGGGATTATAGATTAACTGTTTATCAGGTTGTAGATGCTTTAATAGGTAATGGAACAAAGGATGTAAATTTAGTTATTTGGAACATAAGGTTACCAAGAATTTTTGCCGCAATAATTGCTGGAGCATCTTTATCTGTTGCTGGTGCAGTTATGCAGTGCATTTTAAGAAATCCGTTAGCAAGTCCATTTACAATGGGAATTTCACATGGAGCAATGTTTGGAGCGGCATTAGCAATATATTTACTTGGTTTTGGAGGAGCAGAAAGCTCTGGAAAGATATTTGTTAATAATCCATATTCAATAACAGTTTTTGCATTCTTAGGAGCTTTAATTGGGGTTGTTATAATATTATTACTTGCAAAGTTAAGGGGATTAACGCCTGAAGCAATGATTTTGGCAGGAGTGGCAATGAGTTCATTATTTACAGCTGGAACAACATTAATACAATACTTTGCAGATGAATTACAGTTAGCGGCAATGGTTTATTGGACTTTTGGTGATTTAGGCAGACCTCTATGGACAGAGATTTATATTATGGCTGCAATTATGATACCTTCTTTGATTTATTTCATCTATAAGAGATGGGACTATAACGCATTGGAAAGTGGAGAAGAAACGGCAAAATCATTAGGAGTTAATACAGAAAGAACAAGATTAATTGGGATGCTAATTGCCTCACTATTAACATCTGTAAATGTTGCATTTTTGGGAATAATAGGATTTGTTGGTTTAATCTGTCCACATATAGTAAGAATTTGCATTGGTGGGGATTATAGGTTTTTAATTCCAATCTCTGCTTTATTCGGAGCGGTTTTGTTGTTAATTGCAGATACAATTGCGAGGACAATAATTGCTCCAATTGTATTGCCAGTTGGAATATTAACTTCATTCCTTGGAGCTCCGATGTTTCTCTATTTGTTGCTGAGAATGTATAAGAAATAA
- the aroD gene encoding type I 3-dehydroquinate dehydratase, whose protein sequence is MICLPVVENNITDAIKRAEEYLKIADLVEFRIDFMENVNEEDIKKLAKYPCIITVRPDWEGGYWKEDNEKRLKLIKKAIECNAKYVDIELREQKNKEIVNFRDEINSKTKIIVSYHDFDKTPSKDRLINIVEESLSIGDIAKFATMVNNKEEILNILEVINRYSGRVIGIGMGEKGKITRILGVYFGSILTFASYKGKSSAPGQIDVFTLKKIWELMDLK, encoded by the coding sequence ATGATATGCCTTCCAGTTGTTGAAAACAATATAACTGATGCTATAAAAAGAGCAGAGGAATATCTAAAAATTGCTGATTTAGTGGAGTTTAGAATAGATTTTATGGAAAATGTTAATGAAGAAGATATAAAGAAACTCGCTAAATATCCTTGCATAATAACAGTTAGACCAGACTGGGAGGGAGGATACTGGAAAGAAGATAATGAAAAAAGATTAAAACTGATAAAAAAAGCGATAGAATGCAATGCTAAATATGTTGATATTGAATTGAGAGAGCAAAAAAATAAAGAAATTGTAAATTTTAGAGATGAAATAAATTCAAAAACGAAAATAATTGTTTCATATCACGATTTTGATAAAACTCCCTCCAAAGATAGATTAATCAATATTGTAGAGGAATCTTTAAGCATTGGAGATATAGCGAAGTTTGCAACAATGGTAAATAACAAAGAGGAAATTTTGAATATTTTAGAGGTTATAAATAGATATTCTGGGAGAGTTATAGGTATTGGAATGGGAGAAAAAGGAAAGATAACGAGAATATTAGGGGTTTATTTTGGTTCAATACTCACTTTTGCATCCTATAAGGGTAAAAGTTCAGCACCTGGACAAATAGATGTTTTCACCTTAAAAAAGATTTGGGAGTTAATGGATTTAAAATAA
- a CDS encoding methionine synthase: MITTVVGSYPVVKKEETFFDKVKKVFGLYDEYKYAIEKAVIDQVNAGIDIISEGQVRGDMIEIFTNKMYGFDGKRVIGKIEFIEPITVKDVLYAKNIAKKLNPKVEVKGIITGPCTISSSVRVENYYTDNRDENLIYDIAKALRKEVEELKKYVSIIQIDEPILSTGLYDFDIARKAIDIIVKDLNIKFAMHVCGNVYNIIEELNKFNVDILDHEFASNRKNLDILESIKKKVGFGCVNTKVKSVESVDEIKSLIEEGLEILKNNENLNKNLFENILIDPDCGMRLLPIDVAFNKLKNMVKATKLIKSEFSSLL; the protein is encoded by the coding sequence ATGATAACAACAGTTGTTGGTAGTTATCCAGTTGTTAAAAAAGAAGAGACATTTTTTGATAAAGTAAAAAAAGTTTTTGGATTGTACGATGAATATAAATACGCTATTGAAAAGGCAGTTATAGATCAGGTTAATGCAGGAATAGATATTATAAGTGAGGGGCAAGTTAGGGGCGACATGATAGAAATTTTTACAAATAAAATGTATGGATTTGACGGAAAAAGAGTTATTGGTAAGATTGAATTTATTGAGCCAATTACTGTAAAAGATGTTTTATACGCTAAAAATATTGCTAAGAAATTAAATCCAAAGGTAGAAGTTAAAGGAATTATAACTGGGCCTTGCACAATATCTTCATCTGTTAGAGTTGAAAATTATTATACTGACAATAGAGATGAAAATTTAATTTACGATATTGCCAAAGCTTTAAGAAAAGAAGTTGAAGAATTAAAAAAATATGTTTCAATAATTCAGATTGATGAGCCAATATTATCAACAGGTTTATATGATTTTGATATAGCACGGAAGGCAATAGATATAATTGTTAAGGATTTAAATATAAAATTTGCCATGCATGTTTGTGGAAATGTTTATAACATTATAGAGGAGTTGAATAAATTTAATGTAGATATTTTAGACCACGAATTTGCTTCAAATAGAAAAAATTTGGATATATTGGAAAGTATAAAAAAGAAAGTTGGCTTTGGTTGTGTAAATACTAAGGTTAAAAGTGTTGAAAGTGTAGATGAAATAAAAAGTCTAATAGAGGAAGGTTTAGAGATATTAAAAAACAATGAAAATTTGAATAAAAATTTATTTGAGAATATTTTAATAGATCCAGATTGTGGGATGAGGCTATTACCAATAGATGTTGCATTTAATAAATTAAAAAATATGGTAAAAGCCACTAAACTTATAAAAAGTGAATTCAGTTCTCTTCTATAA
- a CDS encoding iron ABC transporter substrate-binding protein: MMKKFVALFAILILSLSLSISFCGCSEKTSQETAQNTTIKIIDMLGREVEVPKDVNRIVCIGPGCLRLIVYLNATDKVVGVEDAEKKWRIYGRPYRIAHPELAKLPTIGQGGPNPKPNPEEIIKVKPDVIFACYITKEQADDLQKKTGIPVVVLSYGKLATFNNEDIFKSLRIAGKILDKEERAEEVIKFIKDCENDLKNRTKEIPDDKKPTVYVGGIGFKGMHGIDSTQCKYPPFEAVNAKNVADELNKEGHVFVNKEQILKWNPDYIFIDEGGLKLVIEDYKKNPEFYNSLKAFKNGNVYGLLPYNYYTTNIGTALADAYYIGKVLYPERFKDIDPEKKADEIYTFLVGKPVYNVMKEILGGFKKLEFE; the protein is encoded by the coding sequence ATGATGAAAAAGTTTGTGGCATTATTTGCTATATTAATACTATCTCTATCATTATCTATATCATTCTGTGGATGCTCTGAAAAAACATCACAAGAAACTGCCCAAAACACAACAATAAAAATAATAGACATGCTTGGGAGAGAAGTTGAGGTTCCAAAAGATGTAAATAGAATAGTATGTATAGGGCCAGGATGTTTAAGGTTGATAGTTTATTTAAATGCAACAGATAAAGTTGTTGGTGTAGAGGATGCAGAGAAAAAATGGAGGATATACGGAAGACCTTATAGAATAGCACATCCAGAATTAGCAAAACTTCCAACTATTGGACAGGGAGGCCCTAATCCAAAACCAAACCCAGAGGAAATTATAAAGGTTAAGCCAGATGTAATATTCGCATGCTATATAACAAAAGAACAGGCAGATGATTTGCAGAAAAAAACAGGAATTCCAGTAGTTGTTTTAAGTTATGGAAAATTGGCTACATTCAACAATGAAGATATATTTAAATCATTAAGAATAGCAGGGAAGATTTTAGATAAAGAAGAAAGAGCTGAAGAAGTTATTAAATTTATAAAAGATTGTGAAAATGATTTAAAAAATAGGACAAAAGAAATTCCAGATGACAAAAAACCAACTGTCTATGTTGGTGGAATTGGATTTAAAGGAATGCATGGAATTGATAGTACTCAATGCAAATACCCACCATTTGAGGCTGTTAATGCAAAGAATGTTGCTGATGAGTTAAATAAAGAGGGGCATGTATTTGTTAATAAAGAACAAATTTTAAAATGGAATCCTGACTATATATTTATTGACGAAGGGGGCTTAAAGTTAGTTATTGAAGATTATAAGAAGAATCCAGAGTTTTACAACTCATTAAAGGCATTTAAAAATGGAAATGTTTATGGATTGTTGCCTTATAATTATTACACAACAAACATTGGAACAGCCCTTGCAGATGCATATTACATTGGAAAAGTTCTCTATCCAGAAAGATTTAAGGATATAGATCCAGAGAAAAAGGCAGATGAAATATACACTTTCTTAGTAGGAAAGCCAGTTTATAATGTAATGAAAGAAATATTAGGTGGATTTAAAAAATTGGAGTTTGAATAA
- a CDS encoding methyltransferase — protein sequence MSLLKCPNESPEKILKLFDEIYSKTRIFYLLKTALDLNLFDYLEDFKSVEELAEILKCDLILIEYMLKILNNLGLIENKVIDGKVCYKNTDITNIYLKKESNYSLVNPISYYFENIKNWENLIDILKNKYNFSKTDSNNFFPEVVIRMADECKCWELPKVLNYISKYEEFKNAKKLLDLGGGHGLYAIGFSMLNKNLKCYVFDLPKVVEVTKKFIEKYNAKNVFTIAGDFYKDDIGKDYDIIFTSYNPGGKNPHIAKKVYNALNIGGLFINKQFFPEEEESIEDYLNNMEWNFFKPAGLEKDRIRFTFKGDLNFDDYLEYLKNLGFKILEVINIQELLGFECFGKSKMIIAKKVK from the coding sequence ATGTCTCTTTTAAAATGTCCTAATGAAAGTCCAGAAAAAATATTGAAACTTTTTGATGAAATTTATTCAAAAACGAGGATTTTTTATCTATTAAAAACTGCATTAGATTTGAATTTATTTGATTATTTGGAAGATTTTAAAAGTGTAGAGGAATTGGCTGAGATTTTAAAATGTGATTTAATTTTAATAGAATATATGTTAAAAATCTTAAATAATCTCGGTTTAATTGAAAATAAAGTTATAGATGGAAAGGTTTGTTATAAAAATACTGATATAACCAATATTTATCTAAAAAAGGAATCAAATTATAGTTTAGTTAATCCAATATCATACTACTTTGAAAATATCAAAAATTGGGAAAATTTAATTGATATTTTAAAAAATAAATATAATTTTTCCAAAACTGATAGTAATAACTTTTTTCCAGAAGTTGTTATAAGAATGGCTGATGAATGCAAATGCTGGGAATTACCAAAGGTTTTAAATTATATTTCAAAATATGAAGAGTTTAAAAATGCCAAAAAACTTCTTGATTTAGGTGGAGGGCATGGATTGTACGCAATTGGATTTAGTATGTTAAATAAAAATTTAAAATGCTATGTTTTTGATTTACCAAAGGTTGTTGAAGTAACAAAAAAATTCATTGAAAAGTATAATGCGAAGAATGTTTTTACAATTGCAGGAGATTTTTATAAAGATGACATTGGAAAGGACTATGATATAATCTTCACATCTTACAATCCAGGAGGAAAAAATCCCCATATAGCAAAAAAAGTTTATAATGCTCTAAATATAGGAGGATTGTTTATAAATAAGCAGTTTTTTCCAGAAGAGGAAGAGAGTATTGAGGATTATTTAAACAATATGGAATGGAACTTTTTCAAACCTGCAGGACTTGAAAAAGACAGGATAAGATTTACATTTAAGGGAGATTTGAATTTTGATGATTATTTGGAATACTTAAAGAATTTGGGCTTTAAAATTTTAGAAGTTATAAATATCCAAGAACTTTTAGGATTTGAGTGTTTTGGAAAAAGTAAGATGATTATTGCTAAAAAGGTAAAATAA
- a CDS encoding DUF5612 domain-containing protein: MEIGISIEAENKVGVLHKLTGILSELGGNITYTQQFIKDDGKIGFIYMEVEGIKNIDELKKRIENCEYVKNFEIHSSLKKIYGKRVIIIGGGAQVAEVARGAISEADRHNIRGERISVDTLPIVGEENLYEAVKAVATLPRVGILVLAGSLMGGKITEAVKELKEKTNIPVISLKMFGSVPKVADLVVGDPLQAGVLAVMAIAETAKFDINKVKGRVL, translated from the coding sequence ATGGAAATTGGAATAAGCATAGAGGCTGAAAATAAAGTAGGAGTTTTACACAAACTTACTGGAATTCTTTCTGAATTAGGGGGTAATATAACTTATACTCAACAATTTATTAAAGATGATGGCAAAATTGGATTTATTTATATGGAAGTTGAAGGAATTAAAAATATTGATGAATTAAAAAAAAGAATAGAAAATTGTGAGTATGTAAAAAACTTTGAAATTCACAGTTCTTTAAAAAAGATTTATGGAAAGAGAGTTATTATTATTGGTGGAGGTGCTCAAGTAGCAGAAGTTGCAAGAGGAGCAATAAGTGAGGCGGATAGACATAACATAAGAGGAGAAAGGATTAGCGTTGATACTTTACCCATTGTTGGTGAAGAAAATTTATATGAAGCTGTAAAGGCTGTTGCAACACTACCACGAGTAGGAATATTAGTTTTAGCAGGTTCTTTAATGGGTGGAAAAATTACTGAAGCAGTAAAAGAATTGAAAGAAAAAACAAATATTCCTGTAATTAGTTTAAAAATGTTTGGTTCTGTTCCAAAAGTAGCTGATTTAGTCGTTGGAGATCCTTTACAGGCTGGTGTATTGGCTGTTATGGCAATAGCTGAAACTGCTAAATTTGATATAAATAAGGTTAAGGGTAGAGTTTTATAA
- the hisD gene encoding histidinol dehydrogenase, translated as MIIKKIKELTKEEEEKIINRNKANFEEILPKVMEILKDVREKGDEAVRYYTKMFDGVDIENFKVSEEEIEEAYNLLNYKVIEAIEKAKENIYFFHKKQMEHIKDLKVENNGIILGQFVRAIEKVGCYVPGGRALYPSTVLMTTIPAKVAGCKEIYITSPPTREGKGNPATLVAGDIVGVSAIYKVGGVQAIGALAYGTETIPKVDIIVGPGNIYVTVAKKMVYGDVAIDFLAGPSEVLIIADETANPQYVALDFIAQAEHDPNASCIIVTTSEDKAKEFKERIFKEIERSKRKDIILKALQNSAILIGDLDECIEFSNKYAPEHLEILTKNPEEILDKINNAGSVFLGEYSPVPVGDYASGTNHVLPTSGFARMCSGLNVETFLKKITYQKLNKDSLKNIADTVITLAEIEGLYGHAEAVKRRLNK; from the coding sequence ATGATAATAAAAAAAATTAAAGAATTAACTAAAGAGGAGGAAGAAAAAATAATCAATAGGAATAAAGCAAACTTTGAAGAAATTTTACCAAAGGTTATGGAGATTTTAAAAGATGTTAGGGAGAAAGGGGATGAGGCTGTAAGATACTACACAAAAATGTTTGATGGTGTTGATATAGAAAATTTTAAAGTTAGTGAAGAAGAGATTGAAGAGGCATACAATTTACTAAATTATAAAGTTATTGAGGCAATTGAAAAAGCGAAGGAAAATATTTACTTTTTCCATAAAAAACAGATGGAGCATATAAAAGATTTAAAAGTTGAAAATAATGGAATAATATTAGGGCAGTTTGTTAGAGCAATAGAAAAAGTAGGTTGCTATGTTCCTGGAGGTAGGGCATTATATCCTTCAACAGTTTTAATGACTACAATCCCTGCAAAAGTTGCTGGATGTAAGGAAATATATATAACTTCACCTCCAACAAGAGAAGGAAAAGGTAATCCTGCTACATTGGTAGCTGGAGACATAGTTGGAGTTTCTGCTATATACAAAGTTGGAGGAGTGCAGGCAATAGGAGCATTGGCTTATGGAACAGAAACTATTCCAAAAGTTGATATTATCGTAGGACCAGGAAATATTTATGTAACTGTCGCTAAAAAAATGGTTTATGGTGATGTCGCAATAGATTTCTTAGCAGGACCCTCTGAAGTTTTAATAATTGCTGATGAAACAGCAAATCCTCAATATGTTGCCTTGGACTTTATTGCTCAGGCTGAACACGACCCTAATGCTTCCTGCATAATAGTAACTACATCAGAAGATAAAGCAAAAGAGTTTAAAGAGAGAATATTTAAGGAGATTGAAAGATCTAAAAGGAAGGATATTATTTTAAAAGCACTACAAAACTCGGCTATATTAATTGGAGATTTAGATGAATGTATAGAGTTCTCAAATAAATATGCTCCTGAACATCTTGAAATATTAACAAAAAACCCTGAGGAAATATTAGATAAAATAAATAATGCAGGTAGTGTATTCTTAGGAGAATATAGCCCAGTTCCAGTTGGAGACTATGCCTCAGGAACTAACCATGTTTTGCCAACATCAGGATTTGCAAGAATGTGTTCTGGGTTAAATGTAGAGACATTTTTAAAGAAAATAACCTATCAAAAACTAAATAAAGATAGTTTAAAAAATATTGCTGATACTGTTATTACATTGGCTGAAATTGAAGGATTATATGGGCATGCAGAAGCTGTTAAAAGAAGATTAAATAAATAA
- a CDS encoding TRAM domain-containing protein: MFNNKGRKNFRNNRNNEVRKNIPVKEGETYTVTIEDMGKGGDGIARVEGFVVFVPETQKGDTVKIKVTSVKSKFAFAEKI, encoded by the coding sequence ATGTTTAATAATAAAGGTAGAAAAAATTTTAGAAATAATAGAAATAATGAAGTTAGAAAAAATATTCCTGTCAAAGAAGGAGAAACCTACACGGTTACAATTGAAGATATGGGTAAAGGTGGAGACGGTATCGCAAGAGTTGAAGGATTTGTTGTATTTGTTCCTGAAACCCAAAAAGGAGATACTGTTAAAATAAAAGTTACATCAGTAAAGAGTAAGTTTGCATTTGCAGAAAAAATTTAA
- a CDS encoding DUF447 domain-containing protein: protein MIYEVVIATKKDDRDNKAPIGVYFKDNKIIMHLFYGSHTYYNLLTEDYFSVNVVHPIELVKAVLEDEDDYLYYNKIKSKIPYLKNSYYVIFCKVIGRKFIEKNDIFGKSKMMIVEGEEIDRIYLKNLPKPYNRADGLLVEMAVIYSRLTNKNVKLNEKDKKEFISELNKYFSIIKKVGSLEHKKLAEVMLKEIYNLK from the coding sequence ATGATATATGAAGTAGTAATTGCCACAAAAAAAGATGATAGAGATAATAAAGCCCCTATTGGAGTTTATTTTAAAGATAATAAAATTATTATGCATCTTTTTTATGGTTCTCATACATATTATAATCTTTTAACTGAGGATTATTTTTCAGTTAATGTTGTTCATCCTATTGAGTTAGTTAAGGCAGTTTTAGAAGATGAAGATGACTATTTATATTATAATAAAATCAAAAGTAAAATTCCTTATCTGAAAAATTCATACTATGTAATTTTTTGTAAAGTGATTGGTAGAAAGTTTATTGAAAAAAATGATATTTTTGGTAAAAGTAAGATGATGATAGTAGAGGGAGAGGAGATAGATAGAATTTATTTAAAGAATCTTCCAAAACCTTACAATAGGGCTGATGGTTTATTAGTAGAGATGGCTGTTATATACTCAAGATTAACAAATAAAAATGTAAAATTAAACGAGAAAGATAAAAAAGAATTTATAAGTGAGTTAAATAAATATTTTTCAATAATTAAAAAAGTTGGTAGTTTAGAACATAAAAAATTGGCTGAGGTAATGTTAAAAGAAATTTATAATTTAAAATAA
- a CDS encoding 50S ribosomal protein L11 methyltransferase — MKLKLKVPQWHYSLITDYERLSIFKKAIEKAVDSDDVVFDLGTGSGILAMIAARRARKVYAIELDPFTYDYARENIYVNKFENIDIIEGDAITYNFKEKADVVIAELLDTALITEPQVKVINSIIERDLLKKDGRIIPNGVINTIQLVEAKMTHIYYDEEIESEEVSKEVVYEEVDFYKINPIKVNYTLKLNLEKNCKNLGIKLRTYTVLDTENIGGQTPMLNPPLVIPLNKNANKGIIKINLSYKRGGDLESIKVRLL, encoded by the coding sequence ATGAAGTTAAAATTAAAAGTCCCTCAATGGCACTATTCACTAATAACTGATTATGAGAGATTGTCTATTTTTAAAAAAGCAATAGAAAAGGCAGTTGATTCAGATGATGTAGTTTTTGACTTGGGGACAGGTAGCGGAATACTGGCAATGATAGCGGCAAGAAGGGCTCGGAAGGTTTATGCTATTGAACTCGACCCCTTTACTTATGATTATGCAAGAGAGAATATATATGTTAATAAATTTGAAAATATAGATATTATTGAGGGAGATGCTATAACATACAACTTTAAAGAAAAGGCGGATGTAGTTATTGCAGAACTTTTAGACACTGCCTTAATCACTGAACCGCAGGTTAAGGTTATAAACTCAATTATTGAGAGAGATTTATTAAAAAAAGATGGGAGAATAATTCCTAATGGGGTTATCAATACTATACAACTTGTAGAGGCTAAAATGACTCACATTTATTATGATGAAGAAATTGAATCAGAAGAAGTTTCTAAAGAAGTTGTTTATGAGGAAGTAGATTTTTATAAAATAAATCCTATAAAAGTAAATTACACTTTAAAATTAAATTTAGAGAAAAACTGTAAAAATTTGGGAATAAAATTAAGAACCTATACTGTATTAGATACTGAAAATATAGGAGGACAGACACCAATGTTAAATCCTCCATTAGTAATTCCACTAAATAAAAATGCAAATAAAGGAATTATAAAAATAAATTTATCGTATAAAAGAGGAGGAGACTTAGAGAGTATAAAAGTAAGATTACTGTGA
- a CDS encoding ABC transporter ATP-binding protein has translation MILSIDGVEFSYKSRKILNNIKFEVERGEVVSILGVNGAGKSTLLKCINKILKPKRGTILIDNFDINKLDNHELAKKVGYVPQKAEGNYMTVFDAVLLGRKPHIKWEITDRDIEITYKVLKLLNLEDYALRYTNELSGGELQKVIIARALVQEPQILLLDEPTNNLDLKNQLEVMKIIRDISKSQNIASIVVMHDLNLALRYSDKFIMLKDGKIFAEGDRSIINPENIKAVYGVNAFVENIRGIPVVIPVDV, from the coding sequence ATGATTCTCTCTATTGATGGAGTTGAATTTTCATATAAAAGTAGAAAAATCCTGAATAATATAAAATTTGAGGTTGAAAGGGGGGAAGTAGTTTCTATCTTAGGAGTTAATGGTGCTGGAAAATCAACACTCTTAAAATGTATAAATAAAATTTTAAAACCAAAAAGAGGGACAATATTAATTGACAATTTTGATATTAATAAATTAGATAACCATGAATTAGCAAAAAAAGTTGGTTATGTTCCTCAAAAGGCAGAAGGTAACTATATGACAGTATTTGATGCTGTTTTGTTAGGTAGGAAACCGCATATAAAATGGGAAATTACAGATAGAGATATAGAAATAACATATAAGGTTTTAAAACTTTTAAATTTAGAGGATTATGCCTTAAGATATACAAATGAACTAAGTGGTGGAGAGTTACAGAAAGTTATAATAGCACGGGCATTGGTGCAAGAGCCACAGATTCTTTTATTGGATGAGCCAACTAATAATTTAGATTTAAAAAATCAATTAGAGGTTATGAAGATTATAAGAGATATATCAAAATCCCAAAACATTGCATCAATTGTTGTTATGCATGATTTAAATCTTGCCTTGAGATATTCTGATAAATTTATTATGCTAAAAGATGGAAAGATTTTTGCTGAGGGAGATAGAAGTATAATAAATCCAGAGAATATTAAGGCTGTTTATGGCGTTAATGCATTTGTTGAAAATATAAGAGGAATTCCAGTAGTAATTCCAGTCGATGTTTAA
- a CDS encoding apurinic/apyrimidinic endonuclease family protein, which produces MILFEWGTYNALSTLKQAALLGTRITEIPPAVLSRRLPSGYYESYKNLGKEYFTVILAHGPYYNLASEKGLKAHLSAIEKATLCGAEIYNYHLGKRVDDALNYHLEVLKKFNEVNSDMIYSPEPATNIEEFGTLDEIEELVKMAKEEDIKIIPSLQLENIFLNELNVYETDDLDEASEKADVNWWLKIFKRMDKISDYIMHFRFSQIIGLKYGKRFYKKRVPLGKGYPPVEPLVEALSIYLVDNATKGGFKKVLFVYTGLPEVKYRDLIDLYAMIMKKSIDKLMSKDSQIEYGDFYKFMNPEEE; this is translated from the coding sequence ATGATACTATTTGAGTGGGGGACTTATAATGCTTTATCAACATTAAAACAGGCGGCATTATTAGGAACGAGGATTACAGAAATACCTCCAGCAGTTTTATCCAGAAGGTTACCAAGTGGTTATTATGAAAGCTACAAAAACTTAGGTAAGGAATACTTTACAGTGATATTGGCTCACGGCCCTTATTATAATTTAGCATCTGAAAAAGGTTTAAAGGCTCATCTTTCAGCTATAGAAAAAGCTACCCTATGTGGAGCTGAGATATACAACTATCACTTAGGAAAAAGGGTAGATGACGCATTAAATTATCACTTAGAAGTTTTGAAAAAATTTAATGAAGTTAATAGTGATATGATATATTCTCCAGAACCAGCGACAAATATTGAAGAGTTTGGAACATTAGATGAAATCGAAGAACTTGTAAAAATGGCTAAAGAAGAGGATATAAAAATTATTCCATCATTACAGTTAGAAAATATATTCTTAAATGAATTGAATGTTTATGAAACAGACGATTTAGATGAGGCAAGTGAAAAGGCAGATGTTAATTGGTGGCTAAAAATTTTCAAAAGAATGGATAAAATCTCAGACTATATAATGCACTTTAGATTTTCACAGATAATTGGACTTAAATATGGAAAAAGATTTTACAAGAAGAGAGTGCCATTAGGTAAAGGATACCCACCAGTTGAGCCATTAGTAGAGGCTTTATCTATATACTTAGTAGATAACGCTACAAAGGGAGGATTTAAAAAAGTTTTATTTGTTTATACTGGATTACCAGAAGTTAAATATAGAGATTTAATTGATTTATATGCTATGATTATGAAGAAATCAATAGATAAGTTAATGAGTAAAGATAGCCAGATTGAGTATGGTGACTTCTATAAATTTATGAACCCTGAGGAAGAATAA